The following coding sequences lie in one uncultured Mailhella sp. genomic window:
- a CDS encoding YqiA/YcfP family alpha/beta fold hydrolase gives MDRFVYIHGFNSSARSLSGQKLSDLLNAKVICPEYDYARPFSECMASIRRQIVEAVDENNDRICVMGSSLGGFYALQLRLPSIMHVVAWNPVVFPALQLAQFLGRNTRFSDGQEWEFTRSIMLSYAQSPDPRPWRNEMWFREERRERGMTNDASCERIDHERAFSSCAGERTAMSAGASVLQDGPDVPRRDIFLGDSDDVLDADLTRAFWQHSAVLHDIVSGHQIVDYSHAEALLKKGKLLNDFSDWKAGEEWCVPFLKGGAFSMAAFFEPGEDMENVCRLLSVAEADYLELHGEKNGAPRDFLGVFFYPRHEARMKRLIAGLVRHGGKKRYLLLRADGRVLRHQVASNYLMDSEVHARPSERNVAAFLRNAFPGWQGKTLEWRERRKTSSFNQAVARSHFAALWSREVDPVEAFERSVHAADGQEGRRN, from the coding sequence ATGGATCGCTTTGTTTACATACACGGATTTAATAGCAGTGCGCGGAGTCTTTCCGGTCAGAAGCTGAGCGATCTGCTGAACGCAAAAGTGATCTGCCCCGAGTACGACTATGCCCGACCGTTTTCTGAATGCATGGCTTCCATTCGGCGTCAGATTGTCGAAGCTGTGGACGAAAACAACGACAGAATATGCGTCATGGGCTCTTCTCTCGGCGGTTTTTATGCCCTGCAGCTGAGACTGCCGTCCATCATGCACGTCGTGGCATGGAATCCCGTGGTGTTTCCTGCGTTGCAGCTTGCGCAGTTTCTCGGCCGCAATACGCGCTTCAGCGACGGGCAGGAATGGGAGTTTACCCGAAGCATAATGCTGAGCTACGCCCAGAGCCCCGATCCCCGTCCGTGGCGGAATGAAATGTGGTTTCGGGAAGAGCGTCGGGAGCGCGGCATGACGAATGACGCGTCCTGCGAGAGGATCGATCATGAGCGGGCGTTTTCGAGCTGCGCCGGAGAAAGAACGGCGATGTCGGCCGGAGCTTCGGTCCTGCAGGATGGGCCGGACGTGCCTCGCCGGGACATTTTCCTCGGCGACAGCGATGACGTGCTGGATGCCGATCTCACGCGCGCCTTCTGGCAGCACAGCGCCGTGCTTCACGATATTGTTTCCGGGCATCAGATTGTTGACTATTCGCATGCCGAAGCATTGCTGAAGAAAGGCAAGCTGCTGAACGATTTTTCGGACTGGAAGGCGGGCGAAGAGTGGTGCGTGCCGTTTCTGAAGGGCGGAGCGTTCAGCATGGCCGCCTTTTTCGAGCCCGGGGAGGATATGGAAAACGTGTGCAGACTGCTCAGCGTGGCCGAGGCGGACTATCTGGAGTTGCACGGGGAGAAGAACGGGGCTCCGCGTGATTTCCTGGGCGTGTTTTTTTATCCGAGGCATGAGGCCAGAATGAAAAGGCTGATCGCCGGTCTGGTGAGACATGGCGGAAAGAAGCGCTATCTGCTGCTCCGGGCAGATGGGCGTGTCTTGCGGCATCAGGTGGCGTCGAATTATCTGATGGACTCCGAAGTTCACGCGCGTCCTTCGGAGCGGAACGTGGCGGCGTTTCTTCGGAACGCGTTTCCGGGCTGGCAGGGAAAGACGCTGGAATGGCGCGAGCGCAGGAAGACAAGTTCCTTTAATCAGGCCGTGGCGCGTTCTCATTTTGCGGCGCTGTGGAGCAGGGAAGTCGATCCCGTGGAAGCGTTTGAACGCAGCGTTCATGCGGCGGATGGTCA